attttgataaCATGTGATGTTtctctttatgcatcttattttgctagtacggcggtagcattataagatgatcccttaaataaaatttcaaggtataagtgttctccttgagtatgcaccgttgcgacagttcttcgtgctgagataccacatgatgatcgggtgtgataggttctacgttcacatacaacaggtgcaagacagttttgcacatgcggaatactcgggttaaacttgacgagcctagcatgtaaatACATGGCCttgaaacactggagaccgaaaagtcgaacgtgaatcatatagtagatcaacatagagatgttcatcattgatgactactccatcttacgtgatgatcgaacatggtttacttgatttggatcacgtatcatttagatgacttgagggatgtctatgtaagtgggagtttttaagtaatttgattaattgaacttaatttatcatgaacttagtcctgatagtatttgtatatctacgttgtagatcaatggcccgtgctaccgttcccttgaattttaatgcgttcctagagaaagctaagttaaaagatgatgatattaactacacggactgggtccgtaacttgaggattaaccttattgctgcacagaagaattatctccttgatgcaccgctaggtgaaaggcctgctgcaggagcagatgctgatgctttgaacgtctggcaagctcgatctgatgactactcgatagttctgtGTGCCATGATTTACGTCTTAGAATTggaacttcaaaaatgttttgaacgtcatggagcatatgagatattccaatagttgaagttaatattttaagcaaatgcccgaggtgagagatgtgaagtctccaacaaattttatagctgcaagatggaagagaacagttctgacaatgaacacatacttagaatgtctggatatcataatcacttgactcagctgcgAGTTAATCTctcagatgatagtgttattgacagagttctccaaacACAAGGTAAGAATATGTGTTGTGTTGTACTAATGAGTTGCTCGTGAAACTCGTTAGTCCGTCCTTTGGGCTCGTTAAGCTTACTAAGCCAAAATCAGTGATTGTCTATGTTTattaagaagcgagctacgagCTTAATGAGGTCAGCTATTGAACGGTTATTATACTCGCGAGTTACAAGCTTTTGGTCCAGTCctattttgtattttttttctccTTACTTTTTGAGACATTGTAggtacatatattccaaaaaatgatAGTTCATTTCTGGcacatttttaaaatgttcatcacgAATATGAAAAACGATAACGCATCATAAAATGTTTGTTAACGTGATAAAAAAATGTTTGTAACACTTAAAGTATGTTCACGTGTTTAAACAAAATGTATGTTACACTTAAATATATTTGTACAATGTATTTTTTTTATAATCCAATATTTTTTGTACCATTCAGAAAAATATATATTAcattaaaaatgttcatggatttttgaaaaattgtttttaaatttttaaaaatatttagACAATGTAGAAAATGTTTGCATAGTATAGAAAAAAATGTATCTTTTTTAAAATTTATATTTCAATATGCATTTGAAAAATCTTTAACATGTACTCAAGAAAATGGTCAAAAACATGTTTAAAAAAAAAGTAAGCATCTATATTTTTTAagatatataaaaaatatatattgtatatagaaaaataaacatcaaaacatatattaaaatatgttaaatgtgtataaggAGACACATCTTGCAATAAGCGAGACATAGCTCCCGCCATAGCGGCATGCCTACCTCAAGACAAAGCACTGCCCCCATGGTATGTCCACGGCGCACTACTAAACACAGTCCAACTGAGTAGGCAGGCCACCTTTAGAGGCTTCCCACCGCAGAAATCAGCGACATCATTAGTTAAGGTTACCCTTTGCCAAGATCATTCTCACCTTCTCTGAAGTTGACAAATAGCAAATTGCATGTACGCCATTTGTCATAATATGAGAGTTTTCTTTATTTGTAGATTCGTTTATTGAAAACATTTTATCTCTAGAAATGTGTGCCCAAATCCCAAACCGTTTTCATCGTTGAATTTCTCGCGTCGAGGTTtgcaaaactagatctcatgttaatAGTTTTCAATGATCTTTCTGTTCacagaaaaaacaagaaaaaccgGAGACAAAAGCACAGTTGCGGGTTTtcacctttttttccttttctcgaGAAGTACGACTGTGTTATCATGGAAGCAAATCAGTGCCTTAACGAGAAAACAAATTTATGCTTTTCGTGGAATCACATTTTTTTGAGAAGCACAGTTGTACTTCTCGCGATGCAATTTTGTGCTTCTCATGAGAGCACAAATTTTTCCCCGAGAAGCATATTTGTGCTTATCACGGAAGCAAATATGTGTGTCTTATGGAAGCACAACCCTCCCCTGAAAAAAAAACTGTGCATGTTTTTGTTCTCCAAAACCTAGGGAAAACCGGATGAAAACCCAAACTTTAGAAAAATAACATGGAAAAACCTATCTAAGAACCTGAAAGCACATACAAAATTAACAATGAAATCCAGAAGGAGCGCCCACTCTACGAGGAGGAGGCCCATTTCGGCTTACTAGTCTGCTTTCCCATTCAACTCCAGCCATTTTTCTCAAAAGAGAAATTAACAATTCAACTCCGGCCTGTAAATCGTCTGGCCAAAGTTTGTTTCTTATAAAAAGGATAGCCAAAAGCTAAGCAAATCAAATGCACGTTGACTTGGTTACTCAAATGTGTTGAGTGCTACAAATCCTGCAATTGGTAATACTTTATCAGAGAAAAAGTAATTAGTCTTAAAAAAATCATGACACACAGGCCACAGAGGCACATTTGCTGCAACAATTTGTATGACTTTTCCCGCAAAAAAACCATTTGTATGACTTTTCCTTTTGCCACCTCCCTCacttggttcataggaatagaaaaACCATAGAAAATGAGGTGACAAGAATCTCAATTCCTATAGCGTAGAGAGTCAATTTAtccataggataggaatttttcatTGGGCCGTAGGCtcatatattcttttcttttgaAATGTGAAGATTGATTCCTATTATACTCCATTTgtccccataatataagagtgttcttTACACtaacgcttttatattatgggacgaagggagtacatagAAGCAAGAATTCATTCGTACAAATCAAAGGGCttcaatttttttttactttttctcaCAAAAAACGTTTTTTTTTACTTTAATTTTTATCCTATAGAATTTCTACAATATTCTTACAAAGTAGGCCATAAACGAAGTCGAAATTTCCAAACTCCAAGCCCCAAAACCGATGGAGGGAAAGCCACCCACGCAGAGAGCGAGATGGCGGGAAAGCGAAACCCCTCCTTCCACCGACAGTGGGGCCCACATCCTCCCGCGGGCCCACGCGCCAGGCCAATCTTCCGGCGGAAGGAGGCGCGAGCGGGAAAATATTATAAATCGCGGCGCGCGCCCGATTTCTCCCTCCCATTCATTCCCCCGCTCCGCCTCCGCGCCCCCCCCAAATTCTTCCccaccccgaccccgccgccgccgccgccgcccccagcccGCCGCCGGACGCGAAGATGCTGGAGCTGCGGCTGGTGCAGGGGAGCCTGCTGAAGAAGGTGCTGGAGGCGATCAAGGATTTGGTGACGGACGCCAACTTCGACTGCTCCGGCACGGGGTTCTCGCTGCAGGCCATGGACTCCTCCCACGTCGCGCTCGTGGCCCTCCTCCTCCGCTCCGAGGGCTTCGAGCACTACCGCTGCGACCGCAACCTCTCCATGGGCATGAACCTCGGCAACATGGCCAAGATGCTCCGCTGCGCCGGCAACGACGACATCATCACCATCAAGGCCGACGACGGCTCCGACACCGTCACCTTCATGTTCGAGTCTCCCAGTAAGCAGATCCCCCATCCCGTCGTTCCTTCTCCTAGCTGCGGATGTCGTCGGTGGTGACCGTGGTTTTGGTCTCTGGATCGATGTGTGGATGAACAGATCAGGATAAGATTGCGGACTTCGAGATGAAGCTCATGGACATCGACAGCGAGCACCTCGGCATCCCCGACTCCGAGTACCAGGCCATCGTCCGCATGCCGTCCTCGGAGTTCTCCAGGATCTGCAAGGATCTCAGCAGCATCGGCGACACCGGTATGCTCATCTCCGTCTACTGTAATTTTGTTCTGCTGCACTTGTCATCTCTGTTTCTCGCTTGTCTGACGGCGGCTTCTGGTCTGTGCGCTGCAGTTATTATATCTGTCACCAAGGAGGGTGTCAAGTTCTCCACTGCTGGAGACATTGGAACTGCAAACATCGTGTGCAGGCAGAACAAGACTGTTGACAAGGTATTTTGTGTCGCTTCTCCCTGCTTAGCAATGTGAATATCAATTTCCTCTAGGCATTTAGATAGTGTGATTTCTTAGATATACTGCATAGTGAAAGTTAAGAACCCCAACTGAATTGTCCTCAACCTGATTGTTTACTGGTTACTCAGTTTTTGTATCTGGACGATTTGATAGTTATGTTGATGTTGTAGTTTATTCATGGTAGGTTGGCCTAAAAAATATCTTATCTGCAGTTCATAGATGTACACTACCCTACTAGTATTTGTTTACAGAACCTAAAGTGATGATGTACGGCTAGTTATAATTATATTGCTTCCAAATGTCAAGCTGCCGTTACATCTTTTCTAAAATGGTATTTATCAGAACACAAACTGATTTTGATGAACCAACCTGTAATCTTTAGTACTCTGAGCTGGTGAGCCTCACAACTGAAGCAATCGTTGGAAGTGTAAACTATCAGAGTACCATTTTGATATTGCGGTTGGGATGGTCACAGTGACATCAGTGAACAGAAATCAGATTTATATTCAGCACGAGACCTGTGGAGTATCCAGCCCACATATTTCACGCTTGCAAAATTTACTTCAGTTTGAGCACTGGTTTTCATATTCGGGTACCATTTTACTGGTGTATCAGTATGATAGCTAATGATTTTTTTGTCATGATGCAGCTTGAGGAATCAACCATTATAGAGATGCAAGAGCCGGTGTCACTCACCTTTGCTCTGAGGTACATGAACTCCTTCACCAAGGCAAGCCCACTGTCGGACCAAGTCACCATCAGCCTCTCATCGGAGCTGCCGGTGGTTGTCGAGTACAAGATCGGTGAGATGGGATACATCAGGTTTTATCTGGCGCCCAAGATCGAAGAGGATGAGGAAATGAAGGCATGATTGTGTTTCAAGGATATGCTTATCTTGCACACTTTCCCTACTAGTTTAAACTGCCGTTTGCTTAACTATTGTTTGTAAGCAAAAAGGATGTTATGCTTGTTTTAGCTATCCTTGTATCTGGATTTCCATTGATGAATGTTAGATTAGTGAATTATGCTTACACCCGTGCTATTATGGTTAGATTTAGCATTTTTCTTGTCAGGGATTCGTGGCGCTGTGTGGAAACAAGAAATCATAATTTCTAGCTGCCTGTACTGATTTTCTTTCACAGAAGTGCCAATCCATCTTTTATCAGTTTGGTTAGTGTCAGCTACCAGTGTCTTAGTCATTGGCTGGCCTGGTGTTTGTTCACCAAATTCGCATATATGCCATGGTTAGTCCTATAACTAAACCCTGCCAATTCAGTTTACGGGGCTGTAAAACAAACTACGCAGTCCGAAAATAGCACAATACTTTCATCAACGGAGCTTCAAGTTTTCATTGGTTAGTTGCTAACAGTATGACTTAGCTGCTACTTGTACTAGTGTAGACAAGGTGGATCTGATGATCACCATTTGCTTTACTTCACTAGTGTCATGGACTGCTGCCAAAATGAAACAACCCAATGGGCAGATGTTCTAGAAACATAATACACATATGCAAATTAGCATAACATTCATTAGTAATGTTCCAAGTTTTCAAAGATTGGTTGCAGACAGTCCAAAAATTGCTACTCTTGCCGTGATATGGTGTcccaagccgtaaacacttcatcTTCACAGGAACAACATTTCTTGATGTCATCAAAGGTGTAGTCTTACTAACTCAAAGTTGCTACATAAAATTTCAAATAATTCCATGTCATGACTATTCAAAATAAAAACTGAAGGCGGATTTGCTCAATTTGGCACCTGTAACCGGCCCAACTTCGAAAGTGTTCGGCGGAAGGGCAAAACGAGCAAAACTGAAGGCGGGGTAGGGAATGCACAGATATATGGCAAAAACTTCAGATAGGGCAGGGATTTTCAACTTGTGCACAATTTATAACTCCATGATGGCATGACAACACCAGTAGGCAACAGGTGCCAATAAACCCCTGGACCGGAGGAAGAGGAGCGATGTTTTAGGATACAGTGAGCGGTCAATTTAGGACGACAGATCAAGGAAACCCAGACAACTTATTTTTGTGATacccctttgaagtaggacgtggcagtcatgagtttcaacccttgtaccttgtttccatctgcactgattctcctttcagggttggaagcaaatccatgtgggaatctcacacgtgacaggacctcacataatgcttttctttttaccttgtccaagacgtacacaactagTGCCATATCCCgcggtttaccttcatcttgcacctgcaaatcctgtctgatacacaggtgtgtcaaatcaattctagattttaaggtatctttcgtcttgccttcaatattaagaagtgtgccgataatgttgtcacaaatatttttctcgatgtgcatcacatcaagattatgccgcagatctaAATCTTTCCAATACCCCATGTCCCACAAAGTGGAtctgtgggtaaacaataatctctcttctgccctgccacacttccttttcccgctaccattactaggatggtttcctggtgtaatatgcctgaccttctctaattccacttgcaactcatcggcggtgagcctctttggcgcatcatggttttcatgctttgcattgaacacatgtcttcggtattttctaggatgtggcttgtccttggcaaggaaacgacggtgtccaatgtaacatatcttgctaagtattgcgtatgacagcggattcctgtcacagcgaacacatgcattgtaaccatgtgtcgttcgccctgacatagtgcccaaagccggataatcatggatgcaccaaattataatagcacgcagaaagaaatcagctggtgggctgctatataggtctctaGTGAGAATacccctccatagctattgaagttcctccacaagaggctccatgaacaaatcaaaatccttttcaggactttttggacctaggatgagcaaggccatcatgtagtttgattctttggtgcagacatttggaggcatgctgtaagggataacaagcactggccacatgctatatgtggtgctctggtggccaaatgagttaaatccatctgaagctaagccaagtctaatgtttctcgggtcagctgCAAACTTTTTATGTTTACGATTGAAGGTTTTCCACTCACTaacatgagatggatggctcattacattctgatctctgtactcctggttcctagaatgccacagtacatcctctcttgtttcagcatcgtgaaacaacctttgcaatcttggtataattggaaaatgtctcagaacattatgaggaatcctcttcacagcatcgccatctttccatcttgatgatttgcatttcgagcattcacttaagttggcataatccttccggaacagaacacaattattcttacaaacatggatcatatcatatccaattccaactgcatgaaggaaaatcttcattttactgtaggtgtgtggcagctcagacgcatctgggaaagatttgcggaaagcagccaacatcgcatcgaatgatttctTGGTCATTCACTCAGATGTCTAcacctaaagaaaggtgaccatagctgagaatactgacaacttatttcatggggtgacaaccacgttgcattgttccaacatgcgggcccactgtttttcttctgcaggtgaaagttcatgaaatgcacaagcatttcgtagcattgtttcaatgctggtcaaactcactggctccgccaccaccacctcctcctcctcttccacctaagcatcaggcagatcaagatggtgatctgctgcttccacgtagtcaataacattgacgttcacaacttcaccataatgaacccacctagtatatgtggctgacatcccatacaagtgtagatgattttgcatagttgactggggtcttgtaactgaattcatacaactgctacacaggcagagcacatctgatttcggaccaccgtacccagatctgataaagttcatgaagttttcaaccccctcgacatatggaGTGGAGAATCTTCAagtagaagttatccaagtcatgtccatcggttagacatacaaattagttcttctgctagatattacaggaaaaacatatatgcttttttatgaagtccagaaaaaaatacctaggttgatgtctaaagctatggcaagatatttggatgagcatatctaagtaacgaaatatatgtaaagctaattcagcaaacagatttgagtgctaaattaggGCAGGCTGTTTCAACAgttaatgaggccgagcacacagccatcaaactatcaaaggccatcacagcaacaaagatcgagtataaaatggtgtagaacTATTTCACCTAaaagattggctactagaccatggcaatctacgtcacaataaatatatggcaggatattttagcaactaatcggccttggcatgccatcttagctaagcagattgagtgcagaacagggcaaggaagcttcttaagcagagcatattgactataaactacttcggcaaacagtgagattaacaacgtctatcagctaacattcaacgctacaccgacatgcacggggcctcagtctagaatgcgcgtaccgtgggagaagctggccGCCGTGCGTCTgaacgtcaccagcggtggcggcgctgaccgtcgtgcgcctctgatacgtctccagcgtatctataatttttgattgtttcatgctattatattacctattttggatgtttatgggctttactatacacttttatattatttttgtgactacctactaaccggaggcccaacccgaattgttgttgttttttcctatttcagtgtttcgtagaaaaggaatatcaaacggaatgaaaccttcgggagggatctttttggaacaaacagaATCCAGGAAACTTGTAGTGGACGTCAACAAgaaaatgaggcggccacgagggtgcccggcgcgccctagggggagggggcgccccctgcctcgtggccccctcgttgatccaccgacctacttcttcctcctatatatatctacgtaccccgagaacatccaggagcaccacggaaaactatttccactgccgcaaccttctgtatccgcgagatcccatcttggaaccttcGCCGGTGCTCCACTGGAGGGGTAATCAACCAcagagggcctctccatcaccaccaagtcctctccgatgagttgtgagtagtttaccacagaccttcgggtccatagttattagctagatggcttcttctctctctttgaatcttaatacaaagttctcctcgaccttcttggagatctattcaatgttactctttttgcggtgtgcttgtcgagatccgatgaattgtgggtttatgatcaagtttatctatgagaagtatttgaatctcctctgaattcttttatgtatgattggttatcattgcaagtctcttcgaattatcagtttggtttggcctactagattgatctttcttgcaatgggagaagtgcttagctttgggttcaatcttgcggtgtcctttcccagtgacagcaagggcagcaaggcacgtattgtattgttgtcatcgaggataaaaagatggggtttatatcatattgcttgagtttatccctctacatcatgtcatctttcttaatgtgttactctgttcttatgaacttaatactctagatgcaggcaggagtcggtcgatttgtggagtaatagtagtagatgcagaatcgtttcgatctacttgttgtggacgtgatgcctatatacatgatcatgcctagatattctcataactatgcacttttctatcaattgctcgttagtaatttgttcacccaccgtaatacttatgctatcttgagagaaaccactagtgaaacctatggcccccgggtctattctctatcatataagtttccgatctactttattttgcaatctttacttttcaatctatatcataaaaataccaaaaatatttatcttatcatattatctatatcagatctcacttttgcaagtggccgtgaagggattgacaacccctttatcgcgttggttgagaggttcttgtttgtttgtgtaggcgcgtgggacttgggaggaatctcctaccggattgataccttggttctcaaaaactgagggaaatacttatgctactttgatgcatcaccctttcctcttcaaggaaaaaaccaacgcatgctcaagatgtagcaagaaggatttctggcgccattgccggggagatcttcactcaagtcaagacataccaagtacctatcacaaactcatctccctcgcattacattatttgccattcgactctcgttttcctctcccccacttcatcattgccgttttattcgccctctattttctgttcgcctctttttcgcttgtctcttgtgtgcttgtgtgttggattgcttgtcacgatggctcaagataatactaaattgtgtgacttttccaataccaataataatgatttccttagcactccaattgctcctcttaatgatgttgaatcttgtgaaatcaatgctgctttgttgaatcttgttatgaaagatcaattctccgaccttcctagtgaagatgcctctactcatctaaacaattttgttgatttgtgcgatatgcaaaagaagaaagatatggacaatgatattgttaaattgaagttatttctatttgcacttagagatcgtgctaaaacttggtttttcatctttgcctaaaaatagtattgatttttggaataagtgcaaagatgcttttatctctaaatattttcctcccgctaaaatcatctctcttagaaatgatattatgaattttaagcaacttgagcatgagcatgttgcacaatcttgggagaggatgaaattaatgatatgtaattgtcctacacatggtttgaatttatggatgatcatacaatttttttatgccggattgaattttgcttctagaaatcttttagattcgtccgcgggagacacttttatggaaatcactttaggagaagctactaaactcctagataatattatggttaattattctcaatggcacaccgaaagatctactagtaaaaaggttcatgcgatagaagaaattaatgttttgagtggaaagatggatgaacttatgaaattgtttgctactaaaagtgcTGCCATTGATCCtaacctttgtctactttgattgagaataataatgaatctatggatgtgaattttgttggtaggaataattttggtaacaacgcgtgtagaggaaatttcaaccctaggccgtttcctagtaattcctctaataattatggtaattcctacaacaattattatggaaattttaataagatgccctctgatttgatgattagtgttaaagaatttatgaattctcaaaagaatttcaatgctttgcttgaagaaaaattacttaaagttgatgaattggctaggaacgtggatataatttctcttgatgatcattctttaaaacttagatttattccacctaagcatgatatcaatgagtctctcaaagccatgagaattgccattaatgagtgcaaagaaagaacgctagaatgcgtgctaagaaagattgctttgtaagagcgtgttcttctaattttcatgataataatgatgaagatctaaaagttattgatgtgtctcctattaaatcatCGTTTTGCAATATTAAGCTTAATAATGATGGGaccggagatgagtcaactttagtaaaAAAACATTCCAATGATTTGGagtattttgatcttgatgctaaaattggtaaaagtgggattggagagattaaaactttacataacaatgaacccactacttcggatttcaaggaatttaattatgataattgttccttaatagattgtatttccttgttgcaatccgtgttgaattctcctcatgcttatagtcaaaataaagcttttactaaacatatcgttgatgctttgatgcaatcttatgaagaaaaacttgaattagaagtttctatactTAGTGGCTGTGACCGTTGAAGCCTTTGTCCCTTCCCCCAAATCAACGGCCAACACGGCACAGTTTACTTCGGGCCGATGTCCTTGAGAGCACAAATCTGCTCTTCTCCCATGGCGGACATGACTGACACCACTAGGTCCTTCCCTTCGGCAAAGCCATCCTTGATCTGCACCAATGGGGAAATGTAATATCGGAGCTGATGATGTAGCGAAGAAAATGGATCAGCACACCTAATAATAAAGACACAACAGCAAGAGTCGCTTTAAACAGCCCATTGTGGTGATTGCATTGGCTTTTTATTCATGGGACTGGTTTCAGAACACCCAACAATGATACGCCCACTACAGAAGTCGCCGAAATCTAGCGCATAGAGTCGGTGATttattaaacaaacaaggaattgctAAGCTATATTGACAAGAAAAAACAACTTGACAGTCAACTTATATGGTAAGCTACCAATTCAAACTGCACGAGTGTACTGAATAAATAGCTTGCAGGTTAGTCGGCACTTCTATAAATAAATAGAAGTCCAGAAGGTATCTCAGGTTAGTCGGCACttctataaataaataaatagaagcaAGAAATGTGCATATATTACATGGTTCATACAAACCTGGCAAAGAAGGGCATCATCAGTTGGGAGCTTGAGGTCATCTTTGGTGCCACCATTCTCAGTCAGCAGACTCACCTGAAAGAAATGTTGACTTCTCAAGGTAAACACACATCCAACAAAAAGATGATGAATATATAGGAGACATTAACAAAATAATCCAACTTACATATCCATCATCAGTTATATCAATGAGCTGGTAATCAGTGCGATTCACATGAGGAACCTGTAAAGATAGCAAAATGCATATTTTAGTATCAACAGAAGCCATTTTAATAGGAAAAATTCCAAGAAATGTACTGACATAACAGTTGTCAGAAGACGACACAC
Above is a window of Triticum aestivum cultivar Chinese Spring chromosome 6B, IWGSC CS RefSeq v2.1, whole genome shotgun sequence DNA encoding:
- the LOC123139393 gene encoding proliferating cell nuclear antigen, with amino-acid sequence MLELRLVQGSLLKKVLEAIKDLVTDANFDCSGTGFSLQAMDSSHVALVALLLRSEGFEHYRCDRNLSMGMNLGNMAKMLRCAGNDDIITIKADDGSDTVTFMFESPNQDKIADFEMKLMDIDSEHLGIPDSEYQAIVRMPSSEFSRICKDLSSIGDTVIISVTKEGVKFSTAGDIGTANIVCRQNKTVDKLEESTIIEMQEPVSLTFALRYMNSFTKASPLSDQVTISLSSELPVVVEYKIGEMGYIRFYLAPKIEEDEEMKA